A region from the Actinoplanes sp. OR16 genome encodes:
- a CDS encoding radical SAM protein, translated as MTISDAEAVELLGADGADLEELCARADAIRRDLVGDEITFVVNRNLDTERVGADLGLVRELVAEAASLGATEICMQGPLPSGAPDDGYLALIRTIASAAPGIHLHAFRPPEVADAAARLGIPVPEFLRLAREAGLGSVPGTAAKILDDDVRARLNGGPDMPVERWIELITAAHEAGLTSTATMVYGHVETPAQQVAHLRLLASIAERTGGFTEFIAMPFADVPPPRTRALTAVARIILAGRINHIQAPWPKVGKALALELLRGGADDLGGLLLDGVLDPSAGQEQGISLTRADVAAIAAELGRPVRQRTTRYGTV; from the coding sequence GTGACGATCTCCGACGCCGAAGCCGTGGAACTGCTCGGTGCCGACGGCGCCGATCTGGAGGAGCTCTGCGCCCGCGCCGACGCGATCCGCAGGGACCTGGTAGGCGACGAGATCACCTTCGTGGTGAACCGCAATCTGGACACCGAGCGCGTCGGCGCCGACCTCGGCCTGGTCCGTGAGTTGGTCGCCGAGGCCGCGAGCCTGGGCGCCACCGAGATCTGCATGCAGGGCCCGCTCCCGTCCGGCGCGCCGGACGACGGCTACCTCGCTCTGATCCGCACGATCGCGTCCGCCGCGCCCGGCATCCACCTGCACGCCTTCCGCCCGCCCGAGGTGGCCGACGCCGCCGCGCGGCTCGGGATCCCCGTTCCCGAGTTCCTGCGGCTCGCCCGGGAAGCAGGCCTCGGCTCGGTCCCCGGCACCGCCGCGAAGATCTTGGACGACGACGTGCGCGCCCGGCTCAACGGCGGTCCGGACATGCCCGTCGAGCGCTGGATCGAGCTGATCACCGCGGCGCACGAGGCCGGCCTCACCTCGACCGCCACGATGGTCTACGGCCACGTCGAGACGCCCGCCCAGCAGGTCGCCCACCTGCGGCTTCTCGCCTCGATCGCGGAGCGCACCGGCGGTTTCACCGAGTTCATCGCGATGCCGTTCGCCGACGTCCCGCCACCGCGGACCCGAGCCCTGACCGCCGTGGCGCGGATCATCCTCGCCGGCCGGATCAACCACATCCAGGCGCCCTGGCCCAAGGTCGGCAAAGCTCTCGCCCTCGAACTGCTGCGCGGCGGCGCCGACGACCTCGGAGGCCTGCTCCTGGACGGCGTCCTCGATCCGTCCGCCGGTCAGGAACAGGGCATCTCGCTGACCCGCGCCGACGTCGCGGCCATCGCCGCCGAGCTCGGACGCCCGGTCCGGCAGCGCACCACCCGTTACGGCACCGTATGA
- a CDS encoding NADPH-dependent 2,4-dienoyl-CoA reductase, with protein sequence MEYPTLLSPLDLGHTVLRNRVVMGSMHTKLEDRARDLPKLAAYFAERARGGVGLMVTGGYAPTWRGWLSPFGSQMTSTRHADAHRLVTDAVHEHDSKILLQVLHAGRYGYHPFTLGASSRKSPISPFSPRRMTSRQVDQTAGRFARAAALAKRAGYDGVEIMGSEGYLINQFLAARTNDRTDAWGGSATKRMRLPIEIVKRTRDLVGDDFIVQYRISLLDLVDDSQTWEETVALALELEAAGVSLFNTGIGWHEARVPTIVTSVPAGAFTWVTGKLRGLLRTPVIASNRINRPEAAEQILAAGEADLVSMARPLLADAEWVAKASSGREREIITCIACNQACLDHTFRNQRASCLLNPRAGYETELVLSPTRRAKNVAVVGAGPAGLAAAIELAGRGHRVELFEAGDAIGGQFRLAARIPGKEEFARTLDYYRHMIGVRGVKLHLGVRATVDDLAGFDEVVLATGVTPRVPEIPGIDHPSVVTYQQFIDGGAAGSRVAVIGAGGIGFDVAAALVHEPGEPLDEWMRRWGVTDPEIAQGGLAVKVKAPALREVYLLQRKDEALGKGLGKTTGWVHRTTLKDAGVTMLRGVSYQRIDDEGLHLADRVLAVDTIVLCAGQDSVRDLVAPLADRGVTTHVIGGADVAAELDAKRAIKQATELAARI encoded by the coding sequence GTGGAGTATCCGACGCTGCTGAGCCCTCTCGATCTCGGGCACACCGTGCTGCGCAACCGCGTGGTGATGGGCTCGATGCACACGAAGCTCGAAGACCGCGCACGCGACCTGCCGAAACTCGCCGCCTACTTCGCTGAGCGGGCACGCGGCGGGGTCGGGCTGATGGTCACCGGCGGCTATGCGCCGACGTGGCGGGGCTGGCTGTCGCCGTTCGGCAGCCAGATGACGAGCACGCGGCACGCCGACGCGCATCGCCTGGTTACCGACGCCGTGCACGAGCACGACTCCAAGATCCTGTTGCAGGTGCTGCATGCCGGTCGATACGGCTACCACCCGTTCACGCTGGGGGCGTCGAGCCGCAAATCGCCTATTTCACCATTTTCCCCGCGGCGAATGACGAGTCGCCAAGTTGATCAAACGGCGGGACGGTTCGCCCGGGCCGCCGCCCTCGCGAAGCGGGCCGGCTACGACGGTGTCGAGATCATGGGCTCCGAGGGCTATCTGATCAACCAGTTCCTCGCGGCCCGCACCAACGACCGCACCGACGCCTGGGGCGGATCGGCCACCAAGCGGATGCGCTTGCCCATCGAGATCGTCAAGCGCACCCGGGACCTGGTCGGCGACGACTTCATCGTGCAGTACCGGATCAGCCTGCTCGACCTCGTCGACGACAGCCAGACCTGGGAGGAGACGGTCGCGCTCGCCCTGGAGCTGGAGGCCGCCGGCGTCTCGCTCTTCAACACCGGCATCGGCTGGCACGAGGCCCGCGTCCCGACGATCGTCACGTCGGTGCCCGCCGGCGCCTTCACCTGGGTGACCGGCAAGCTGCGCGGCCTTCTGAGAACGCCGGTCATCGCCTCCAACCGGATCAACCGTCCCGAGGCCGCCGAGCAGATCCTCGCAGCCGGTGAGGCCGATCTCGTCTCGATGGCCCGCCCGCTGCTCGCCGACGCCGAGTGGGTCGCGAAGGCGAGCAGCGGCCGGGAACGCGAGATCATCACCTGCATCGCGTGCAACCAGGCGTGTCTCGACCACACGTTCCGCAACCAGCGGGCGTCCTGCCTTCTCAACCCCCGGGCGGGGTACGAGACGGAGCTCGTGCTCTCCCCCACCCGCCGCGCCAAGAACGTCGCCGTCGTCGGGGCGGGGCCGGCGGGTCTCGCCGCGGCGATCGAGCTCGCCGGCCGCGGCCACCGGGTGGAGCTGTTCGAGGCCGGCGACGCGATCGGCGGGCAGTTCCGGCTCGCCGCGCGGATCCCGGGCAAGGAGGAGTTCGCCCGTACCCTCGACTACTACCGCCACATGATCGGCGTCCGGGGTGTGAAGCTGCACCTCGGCGTGCGCGCGACCGTCGACGATCTGGCCGGCTTCGACGAGGTCGTCCTCGCCACCGGAGTCACGCCGCGCGTCCCGGAGATCCCGGGCATCGACCATCCGAGCGTGGTCACCTATCAGCAGTTCATCGACGGGGGTGCCGCCGGTTCGCGAGTGGCGGTCATCGGGGCCGGCGGGATCGGGTTCGACGTCGCAGCGGCGCTGGTGCACGAACCGGGCGAGCCGCTCGACGAGTGGATGCGCCGGTGGGGTGTCACCGATCCGGAGATTGCGCAGGGCGGGCTGGCCGTGAAGGTGAAGGCGCCGGCGTTGCGTGAGGTGTACCTGCTGCAGCGCAAGGACGAGGCGCTCGGCAAAGGGCTCGGGAAGACGACCGGCTGGGTGCATCGCACGACGCTGAAGGACGCCGGGGTGACGATGCTGAGAGGCGTCTCCTACCAGCGCATCGACGACGAGGGCCTGCACCTGGCGGATCGGGTCCTCGCGGTGGACACCATCGTGCTCTGCGCGGGTCAGGACTCGGTCCGGGACCTCGTGGCGCCGCTGGCGGATCGCGGCGTCACCACGCACGTGATCGGCGGCGCGGACGTCGCCGCCGAACTGGACGCCAAACGAGCCATCAAGCAGGCGACCGAGCTCGCCGCCCGGATTTGA
- a CDS encoding crotonase/enoyl-CoA hydratase family protein: MRYVSLSVENGIAQVRLNRPDKLNALTLDTLDELIRTARLLRKDRTLRAVVVAGEGDSFSSGLDIASTLRKPAAIVRAFLPNPFLGTNRFQEACWAWRRIPVPVIAAVHGHCYGGGIQIALAADFRFCTPDSQWSVLEGKWGIIPDMSGIRTLTEVVGPDVAKRLTMTAERFDGTEARRLGLATELADEPIKAATAFAESLLSRSPDALAAAKRLVDGALTGSARRTLGRERREQIRLLALPNTGILRRAVVKKTDPEFRPRARRMRPWH; encoded by the coding sequence ATGAGATACGTGTCGCTTTCAGTCGAGAACGGCATCGCCCAGGTCCGGCTCAACCGGCCGGACAAGCTCAACGCCCTCACCCTCGACACCCTGGACGAGCTGATCCGGACCGCCCGCCTGCTGCGCAAGGACCGCACGCTGAGGGCCGTCGTCGTCGCCGGCGAGGGCGACTCCTTCAGCTCCGGCCTCGACATCGCGTCCACACTGCGCAAACCCGCCGCGATCGTGCGCGCGTTCCTGCCCAACCCGTTCCTCGGCACCAACAGGTTCCAGGAAGCGTGCTGGGCGTGGCGGCGCATCCCGGTCCCGGTCATCGCGGCGGTGCACGGTCACTGCTACGGCGGCGGCATCCAGATCGCCTTGGCCGCGGACTTCCGATTCTGTACGCCGGACTCGCAGTGGTCGGTCCTCGAAGGCAAGTGGGGCATCATCCCCGACATGTCCGGCATCCGGACCCTCACCGAGGTGGTCGGTCCGGACGTGGCGAAGCGGCTCACCATGACCGCGGAACGGTTCGACGGGACCGAGGCACGGCGGCTCGGGCTGGCCACCGAACTCGCCGACGAGCCGATCAAGGCGGCCACCGCGTTCGCCGAAAGCCTGCTGTCCCGCTCCCCCGATGCGCTGGCCGCCGCCAAACGCCTGGTGGACGGGGCTCTCACGGGTAGTGCCCGGCGTACCCTCGGTCGGGAGCGCCGGGAACAGATCCGCCTGCTCGCCCTGCCCAACACCGGCATCCTGCGGCGCGCCGTCGTCAAGAAGACCGATCCCGAGTTCCGGCCACGGGCCCGTAGGATGCGTCCGTGGCACTGA
- a CDS encoding PadR family transcriptional regulator yields the protein MALRNALLAALIDRESSGYDLAKKFRVSVANFWTATPQQLYRELEKMEAEGLLSARMVKQDKRPDKRLFSVTDSGRAALYAFTQSPPKPTTVRDELLVQVEALAYADVPSVRASIETQVKQSRQRLESYERSLAEILGSRSQEEFIATGNRIGPYLTLQRGISFERENISWGELALTILDRRFPG from the coding sequence GTGGCACTGAGGAACGCCCTGCTGGCGGCGCTGATCGACCGGGAGTCGTCCGGGTACGACCTGGCCAAGAAGTTCCGGGTCTCGGTCGCCAACTTCTGGACGGCGACGCCGCAGCAGCTCTACCGCGAACTGGAGAAGATGGAGGCCGAGGGGCTGCTCTCGGCCCGCATGGTCAAACAGGACAAGCGCCCCGACAAACGCCTCTTCTCGGTGACCGACTCCGGTCGTGCGGCGCTCTACGCGTTCACCCAGTCGCCGCCGAAGCCGACCACGGTCCGCGACGAGCTTCTGGTGCAGGTCGAGGCTTTGGCGTACGCCGACGTCCCCAGTGTCCGGGCCTCCATCGAGACGCAGGTGAAGCAGAGCAGGCAGCGGCTGGAGTCGTACGAGCGATCGCTCGCCGAGATCCTCGGCAGCCGCAGCCAGGAGGAGTTCATCGCCACCGGCAACCGGATCGGGCCGTACCTGACGTTGCAGCGCGGCATCAGCTTCGAACGCGAGAACATCAGCTGGGGCGAGCTGGCACTGACGATCCTGGACCGCCGCTTCCCCGGCTGA
- a CDS encoding MFS transporter, protein MTSLVAVRQTPPGDMLKLASGFAVSQMGDAAYGVGLTAVVYARSQSAALAGAVTAVRVVPAIIAGPVAGLLADRTHRLNLLVLADLVRVALMVVSAVAVIAGWPVWTLLILAACAQAAAVVSGPCLAASLPGLVGVTGLARANATRAVLTELSFIAGPLAVAGLLAFDAHAALFAAVGLTFAASATLLFTISDRAAFQAGRSGASSPPSFRTSAAAFRTRPALSTMALTDVVGSFVYGLLTVLLVMAVPEDRYGLAFVALGVGGIAGAIGAPHCGESPRTVAVLLAALALMLDLCGLATDFLTLSVVLCLAGAAISMIEVRTDIAIQRDAPPPVVGTVAGWVLHADYVAMAAGAAVAAPLTTLVGLRASFPVAAVVVAGCAALLMLRRT, encoded by the coding sequence ATGACCAGCTTGGTGGCCGTCCGGCAGACGCCGCCCGGCGACATGCTCAAACTCGCGTCCGGGTTCGCCGTCTCCCAGATGGGTGACGCGGCGTACGGCGTGGGGCTGACCGCCGTCGTCTACGCCCGCTCCCAGTCCGCCGCGCTCGCGGGAGCCGTCACCGCCGTCCGGGTGGTGCCGGCCATCATCGCCGGGCCGGTCGCCGGGCTGCTGGCCGACCGTACCCATCGCCTGAATCTCCTTGTTCTCGCGGACCTGGTCCGGGTCGCGCTGATGGTCGTCTCGGCGGTCGCGGTGATCGCCGGCTGGCCGGTCTGGACGCTGCTGATCCTCGCCGCCTGCGCCCAGGCCGCCGCCGTCGTGAGCGGTCCGTGCCTGGCCGCGTCCCTGCCCGGCCTCGTCGGCGTCACCGGCCTGGCCAGGGCGAACGCCACGCGGGCCGTCCTCACCGAGCTCAGCTTCATCGCCGGCCCGCTCGCCGTCGCGGGCCTGCTGGCCTTCGACGCCCACGCCGCCCTCTTCGCCGCGGTCGGCCTCACGTTCGCCGCCTCGGCCACCCTCCTGTTCACGATCTCCGACCGCGCCGCATTCCAGGCCGGGAGATCCGGCGCGAGCTCACCACCCTCCTTCCGTACGTCGGCAGCAGCGTTCCGGACGCGCCCCGCCCTTTCCACGATGGCCCTCACCGACGTCGTCGGCAGTTTCGTGTACGGCCTGCTCACGGTCCTGCTCGTGATGGCGGTGCCGGAGGACCGTTACGGCCTGGCCTTCGTGGCCCTCGGTGTGGGCGGCATAGCCGGGGCGATCGGCGCTCCGCACTGCGGGGAGTCCCCGCGTACCGTCGCCGTGCTCCTGGCGGCATTGGCCCTGATGCTCGACCTCTGCGGCCTGGCCACGGACTTCCTTACCCTGTCGGTGGTCCTGTGCCTGGCCGGCGCCGCCATCAGCATGATCGAGGTCCGCACCGACATAGCGATCCAGCGCGACGCCCCGCCGCCCGTGGTCGGCACGGTGGCCGGCTGGGTGCTGCACGCCGACTACGTGGCCATGGCAGCCGGCGCCGCGGTGGCAGCACCGCTGACCACGCTGGTGGGCCTGCGGGCGTCCTTCCCGGTCGCCGCCGTGGTCGTGGCCGGCTGCGCTGCCCTGCTGATGCTCCGCCGCACCTGA
- a CDS encoding MEDS domain-containing protein, with amino-acid sequence MRRSAVIDTARGLSLHDHVGWSFHDPADFRAHAGRFLAEGLDRRQRIIYIAGADETVPDDLAGLRGAQVEITSVAQMYTAGEPVDPEEQVATFAEAKDRALADGWTGLRVAADVTSLVLTDEQRAAWIRYEYLVDGFMSQEPVSGFCGFDRTALDPTALAEVACLHPALTPDTSEFRLFTAAGAGPGLTLAGEIDPGNRHILAAALDNARPVSRDGRFTVDATALTFIDHRGLELLADYAAQRGVDAVIYTGRDSVAAMISQVVSLSGLDVRVVAG; translated from the coding sequence ATGCGGCGGTCGGCGGTCATCGACACGGCTCGGGGTTTGAGCCTGCACGATCACGTCGGCTGGTCGTTCCACGATCCGGCCGACTTCCGGGCGCATGCCGGCCGCTTCCTCGCCGAGGGCCTCGACCGGCGGCAGCGGATCATCTACATCGCGGGTGCCGACGAGACGGTGCCCGACGACCTCGCCGGGCTGCGGGGCGCCCAGGTGGAGATCACCTCGGTGGCGCAGATGTACACCGCGGGCGAGCCGGTGGACCCGGAAGAGCAGGTGGCCACGTTCGCCGAGGCGAAGGACCGGGCACTCGCCGACGGGTGGACCGGTCTGCGCGTCGCGGCGGACGTGACCTCGCTCGTGCTGACCGACGAGCAGCGGGCGGCCTGGATCCGCTACGAATACCTGGTCGACGGGTTCATGTCCCAGGAACCGGTGTCCGGTTTCTGCGGCTTCGACCGGACCGCCCTGGACCCGACCGCGCTGGCCGAGGTGGCCTGCCTGCACCCGGCGCTGACCCCGGACACCAGCGAGTTCCGGCTGTTCACCGCCGCGGGCGCCGGTCCCGGCCTGACCCTCGCCGGCGAGATCGACCCGGGCAACCGGCACATCCTCGCCGCCGCCCTGGACAACGCCCGGCCGGTCTCCCGGGACGGCCGCTTCACCGTCGACGCCACGGCGCTGACCTTCATCGACCACCGCGGTCTGGAGCTGCTCGCCGACTACGCCGCCCAGCGAGGTGTCGACGCGGTGATCTACACCGGCCGGGACAGCGTCGCCGCGATGATCTCCCAGGTGGTGTCGCTGTCCGGCCTGGACGTGCGGGTGGTGGCCGGGTGA
- a CDS encoding sensor histidine kinase: MTHLHETTFYDSDEQFLAVMVPFLTDGLEAGQPVVSAFGPGNQKLVRDVFGSGSGIHFVVGDAQYLRPAATIRQYRELIGSYLADGARQIRVAAEVPHPGTGAPWDWWARYEAVVNHAYRDLPVWAICPYDTRTAPDRVLAEVRRTHPHICQGGAHAVNPGFQDPSEFLTARSDTWADAAESAAAAVELVNPTSSQARAAVTGHASSLTTEERNGLLVAVSEAVSNALMYGRPPVVVRVWTTGQRVVVTVTDSGTGPSDPYAGLIPAAGRARGDGGLGLWISHQVCTYVGLQRDPDSFTVRLVAGRLP; the protein is encoded by the coding sequence GTGACGCATCTGCACGAGACCACCTTCTACGATTCCGATGAGCAGTTCCTGGCCGTGATGGTGCCCTTTCTGACCGACGGGCTGGAGGCCGGGCAGCCGGTCGTCTCCGCCTTCGGGCCGGGCAATCAGAAGCTGGTCCGGGATGTGTTCGGTTCCGGCAGCGGCATCCACTTCGTCGTCGGCGACGCGCAGTACCTCCGGCCCGCGGCGACCATCCGGCAGTACCGCGAACTGATCGGCTCCTACCTCGCGGACGGTGCCCGGCAGATCCGGGTGGCGGCCGAGGTTCCGCATCCCGGCACGGGCGCGCCGTGGGACTGGTGGGCGCGGTACGAGGCGGTCGTCAACCACGCCTACCGCGACCTTCCGGTCTGGGCGATCTGCCCGTACGACACCCGCACCGCTCCCGATCGGGTTCTCGCCGAGGTCCGGCGCACCCACCCGCACATCTGCCAGGGCGGCGCCCACGCGGTGAACCCTGGCTTCCAGGATCCGTCGGAGTTCCTGACCGCGCGCTCGGACACCTGGGCCGACGCCGCCGAGTCCGCCGCCGCCGCCGTCGAGCTGGTCAACCCGACCAGCTCCCAGGCGCGGGCCGCGGTCACCGGTCACGCCTCGTCGCTGACCACCGAGGAACGCAACGGGCTGCTGGTCGCGGTCAGCGAGGCCGTCTCGAACGCACTCATGTACGGCCGCCCGCCCGTCGTCGTCCGCGTCTGGACCACCGGGCAGCGCGTCGTCGTCACCGTCACCGACAGCGGCACCGGGCCCTCCGACCCCTACGCCGGCTTGATCCCGGCGGCCGGGCGGGCTCGCGGCGACGGCGGCCTCGGCCTGTGGATCAGCCACCAGGTCTGCACTTATGTGGGCCTCCAGCGCGACCCGGACAGTTTCACCGTCCGCCTGGTCGCGGGCCGGCTGCCGTAA